The proteins below are encoded in one region of Diceros bicornis minor isolate mBicDic1 chromosome 14, mDicBic1.mat.cur, whole genome shotgun sequence:
- the BAK1 gene encoding bcl-2 homologous antagonist/killer, protein MASGQGPGPPRQECGEPAPSPTSEEQVARDTEEVFRSYVYYRHQQEQEAEGAVVPADPEMATLPLEPNSTTGQVGRQLAIIGDDINRRYDSEFQTMLKHLQPTAENAYELFTRIASSLFESGINWGRVVALLGFGYRLALHVYQRGLTGFLGQLTHFVADFMLRNCIARWIAQRGGWVAALDLGNGPIWNVVIVLAVVLLGQYVVRRFFKS, encoded by the exons ATGGCGTCCGGGCAAGGCCCAGGTCCCCCCAGGCAGGAGTGTGGAGAGCCTGCCCCATCCCCCACTTCGG AGGAGCAGGTAGCCCGGGACACGGAGGAGGTTTTCCGCAGCTACGTTTATTACCGCCATCAGCAGGAGCAGGAGGCGGAGGGCGCGGTTGTGCCTGCTGACCCAGAGATGGCCACCTTGCCCCTAGAACCTAACAG CACCACGGGGCAGGTGGGGCGGCAGCTCGCCATCATCGGGGACGACATCAACCGGCGCTACGACTCGGAGTTCCAGACCATGCTGAAGCACCTGCAGCCAACGGCAGAGAACGCCTATGAGTTGTTCACCAGGATCGCCTCGAG CCTGTTTGAGAGCGGCATCAACTGGGGCCGAGTGGTGGCTCTCCTGGGCTTCGGCTACCGCCTGGCCCTGCACGTCTACCAGCGTGGCCTCACCGGCTTCCTGGGCCAGCTGACCCACTTCGTGGCCGACTTCATGCTGCGTAACTGCATTGCCCGGTGGATCGCGCAGAGGGGCGGCTGG GTGGCAGCTCTGGACCTGGGAAATGGCCCCATCTGGAACGTGGTGATAGTTCTGGCTGTGGTTCTGCTGGGCCAGTATGTGGTACGAAGATTCTTCAAGTCATGA